TAAGCAAAAGCAAACAGCTTGTATGATTTGTAGTTGCTTGTGAGATTCATTAGCTCCTTATCAACATAATGAACGATGATTCGCCGAGGTTTGGGGGTGACATATGGTTAAAAAGCATGTTTCAACTCTGTGTTCGACACAGGTCCAGCATTTAACATCTTCTTAAGACTGTGTGATTTCCACCTGGGTCCTTTTGTGGTCAATAAATATACTGCACCGGGGGTAAGGACCAAAATATGGTGCACACTTAGTTGCTCACATTAGCTTTTTGTCCCTCCAAAGAAAAGCTGTAACACTCTTCCTCAACCCCCTGCAGTTGTTCATGTGCTTCCTGTGGATTCTTCTTCAACTGGCGGTGGTCTTCATGTACTGGGACCTACCACCTCTAGAGAGGGGCAAGTCCAAGGAGAGTTCGACAAGCCAcagcagggaggagaagaaTGAAGAAGGGCCAGTGGAAGAGGACAATGATGAGGAAAAGCCGCTAATGGGGTCCCAGGAGCTGGTAGGGTCCTACGGCTCAGTGGTGGCATCGAATGGCGTGCTTAATCAcgtctctccacctccctctcccgTGCCACCAGACTCCCAGGAGTTTTCCAGCTCCTTTAAGAATTTCAGCATATCCCAAGGTGGGTGGCTGACAGTGCACGCGTCCCTGTCATTCTTAGTTATTAATTCCTTGCTGTCGTCGTCTGGCCTGTTTTAAGTTATACAGAGTTCACACGAAGTCTCGGAAGTTTggtaaatgtttaattttaacTGTCAGGTTAGGAATGCGCTTTAATTTGAATACACTGCTTAAACAGTGCTTAATTTTCAACATGATGCGGTGACACAATCACTCATTCAAACCAGCaatcttttaatatttgaaatgaatcaATCCTGAATGAATCAAgcaacatttgttttatttctcctgGCGTCAAAATAAGTGAGCATAAAATAGTCTTGATCTAAACATTCAGTGTACGTTAATATGAACAGCTGGTAAAATGAAGACAGTGACTCTTCATGACATTGATTGATGTGGGTATAAAGGAAGTCTGTAAACTTGCAGTTATAGTAAAAATTTAGATGTGATGATAAAGGCTTCACGAGTGTGGAAATTTTTGGGTTAGTTATattgaaagtgcttgaattttactCTTTGCCACACAAAACCTGGCCGTACACTTCAGCTAGCTAAGTTCTGTCAACTTTGTTCGGTCACTTGAACAGACGTGTGGTGATGGCCGGCTTTGAGGAACGACTTGTGCAAATACAGGTGATGGCTCTGTCAAAGAGTACAACCTGCATtccaaaaaatgcaaataaaacagaaagcgaTCATTTgttgatcctttttgacatatactcaactgaaaacagtacaaagacgacttatttaaagttttacctcatcagcttcattgatttttgtatatatctgcttattctgactttgatgcagcaacacgtttcaaacaagttgtgacaggagcaacaaaagactgggaaagttgtggaacgctccaaaaacacctgtttgcaTCATTCCACaagtaaacaggttgattggtaacaggtgatagtatcatgattgggtatgaaaggagcagtcgttcacaagccagggtggagggaggttcaccactttgtgaacacatgattgtataaagggctcaaggacacttcataaaactgtttgaacagtttgtttgcaaatgactgcatcctgtttttctttatgttctACACAGTGGCCAACTTCAGGCTTGACAGCAGTGACTCTCTGCAGTGACGAGCTTGCTGTGAAGGCCGCCTGTCTTTGACTGTCTCTTTGTCTCCGTAGAGTTCCTGAGAGAAGAGGTGGttgtgctgctggctgctcaGTTCATCACCCTCTTCAATCAGACAGCGCTGGAGGTGcagtaaagacacacagacagaatgaaaagcCAAGTTCTTTTATATATGTCTATAGTTAGTTTCAGAGGAATTATAACATCCTACTGTCAGacactgtgtgcactgtgccatcatctccctcctttccctccccaGACCATGGTGACCCCGCTGACCCAGAAGTACTTTGGCTACGGGGAGCTGGAGAACAGCATCATGTACTGTCTCTGCGGTGTGGAGGTGATCGCTGGCTTCCTGTTTGTGCGCTGGCTGAGCCGGCGTGTTGCTGAGCGAGCGATCCTGGCCATCGGTCTGACCATATGCAACATCTCCTGTGTCTGGTGCCTCATCTTCCTGGCCAAGCCACTAGGTCAGACTGCACTGACGAAAGTCTCTGTTACTGTACATACAGATCCTCATCAGCAGCCACTGATGCTGCAACCTGGTCTCCCACAAAGAGGCAGTTTATTTCCAGGAGGTGCATTACTTAATGTGTGCTGAGAATAGAACATCCTCAAAtttggtaaacacacacatatatgcagcAAATCTGAAGTCTATGATAAGCAAGCTAAAGGATAGAAGCGTTTGAAATGTCTCGTTAGAAAGTGGCTGTATCAtgctcattcattcagtccTCTGGTGTTTTCTGCAGGTGACTTCCCGTGGCAGCTGACTGAGTTCATCATCGGGGTCTTTCTGCAGGTTTTGGGTTTGCCTTTTGTAGCTGTGGCTCATGTTTCCCTCTTCTCCAAAGTCACTGCTGAGAAAACACAAGGTGAGAAACTGTGACATCTTGTGGAAAAAACGAGAATTGCATGTTGGATGGTATTTGGTCTGgttgcttttttgcttttgctcattctgcagGCTGTTGCGTTGTAATTTGGGCCCTTTGTCACTGATATGGactgcacattttaaacacataaCTCTTCCAAGTCCTGTACCTGGTGATGTTTTTCCCCgcctggggattaataaagtctattttatcttatcttttttttctgtttgcttgtgttgcaGGTTTCAGCCAGGGAGTGCGTCGCTCAGTTGGAGGTCTAGCTACCATCCTGGGCCCTCTGTGGGCTGGTGGCCTGACGGAGAACATGTATGTCATGATGGGGGTGATGATGGCACTGCTGGCACTGCTGACGGTATGCAAAAGGAAATGAGACTAAGAGGggaaacacaaaaagacagacaacgTGTCCGTCCAAGTGAAGGGGGTGGACACTTGTTTGTGATTGTACAATTTTATGGAACCAGTTTATGGAACTATGTGAAGGCTAAAACATCTGTTTCTATATTACTTTTCCTAAATTCCTCTCGCTAGTAGGTTGCTGATATTCATTTAGTTTGCATCAGTCATATGACTGATGAGAACATACTGATTAATCACCACACCCTCTTTTTGCCATGTGCATTCATGGATAATAGCAGCTACTCTTTGATTTACCCTCATTATCCACGTGCACAAGTCACAGCACTTGCAATGGTTAAAATCAGCCTCTATAATGAGAATTTTTTAGCAGTGGGAACCTAATTAGAGCTaataagaaacaacaaaaaacaaagaaaaggctttaaagttcagaagaagaaatgcaAGTTGACATCTTATAGCCAGCTGCTCTGCTTGCATTAGGGAACAAACAAGCATAACAAAATGCTTGTAACGCCTGTAATGAAGCGTGGGCAAACCACAGTCCAGCAACCAAATGCTTCCACAATCGCTGAGAGAGAAGCAAAACACAATCAGAGCGTGTGCCTGCGAGGAGGAGTCAGCGTGTGTGCCTCCAAACAGGTGAAATGAAGTCCGCCTTGCACTTCTTCCCTCCAAATTGGGTCCAGCGGgaacctccctccctccatcttttctttctttcgttcCTTTCATTGCGAAGGACGTGCTGTTGTGCAACGCTGACAGCTCTGAAGCAGGTTGTCAGGGTTCACAGCATCAAGCCTTGAAACTTAGAAATACTGCTCCGTTTTCAGGACTCACTTTGCGACTGAGTGACGAAAAGTGCTTTGAGCGAATATCAGTTTAGTGCTGCTGGAATATATTTAATGAAAAAGGTCAGGGCACACTGATGGAGGACCAACAACCACATatctggtttgtgtgtgtgtgtgtgtgtgtgtgtgtgtgtgtgtgtgtgtgtgtgtgtgtgtgtgtgtgtgtgtgtgtgtgtgtgtgtgtgtgtgtgagagagttcacactttgtatttgtatttttgaactGCAAGtctacattttcttcttttgcaaCGTAAACATCTGTTTCCCACGGCAACAGCTCATTTGAATTGAGATGTACTGAATGGAAAAAGAGTCTCAGATCACTAAATGTGAAGCAGGATCAGAGCTTCCTTGCTACACAGTCAATCTAATCTCATATTGTGGAAATACAGGTGATGATGGCGTTCTCATATGGCCGACTGGTTGCACCTgctacagaggaggaggaggacaactCAGACAACTGTGGCTAATCCTGCAGACGGTCTATGCAGTGAAAGTGGAAGGTAGCTTCTTACAAATATCATATATTTAGTAAAGGGAGATattgcattacatttatttagcaGATGTTTTGATCCAGGGCCACTTGCAGCCCTGTATTGTGTTAATGTAAGGCCATGCTTGTTCTTGCATGAATATGCAGTGTGAGCCTGTAACAATCATCATGGCCTGTGGGATTTGGGGAGGATGATAAATTCCCATGCAAAATATGTTCTTAATTAGTGATCAGTTTGCATGATCATATAACTTCCGGACTGTAAGCAGCAGCCTTGTCTACCACCATCTCATCCTGTATTTTCTTCCCCTTCTGCCAGTGCATGGTGGGAGATTTCCTGCCGTGACCCTGAcagtccctcctcatcctctgcactGGGACCAGCATGCAGGGCGATAAGACACACCAAGAGCGCACACCTCCTGAGTGCTTGGACTCGTCAGCGTTCTGTGCGGAGGCTGATCAAAGTGCCGATAtggtgtgtacgtgtgtttcCCATGGAAATATAGAATCCATGTGCAAGCTGTGTTCTGCACTGACTGCCAGCTGAAGTAGGTGCACATTCAGCCTGTGTTTCAGCATATGCTTTGTAACACTAACTGTTCAGGCCAGTCCACTTCTCCTGCGCACATCCTCATCATCTATGTCTGATATAATGAAAGTTGCTCCTTCAGCAGCAAAGTCTTGCAAGTTGTCTTAATTCATTCAAATGGTGAATTATGTGCTTTTTGAATTAATACTTTCAGATTGGCTTCCACCGTCGTAGCAATGTGTCTAAAAGAGCTACTGACACTAACACAAAGGAATTCAATTAATGGTGGTTTTAACTGTaaccttttaaaaaatgctgtttcaaaggCATTTAAAGCCTCAGTAATGAAATTCTCATGGAAACACTATATACTTGGAATCGTTGGTAAAAGTTCACATTTGATAGAATCGTCCATCTGTCAATTAATGCACAGATAGtggaattaataaaaaaaaccccaaaaacatgGATATCTGTCAAAGCCTGATTGAAGTTGGCTTTTAAACTGTCCTGGTGTTAAAGCTGGTGAATGATAGAAGAAgttttgtgctttaaaaaacaaagaaaaaaatcagagaaaGACAAATCTCTAATTGGTTGATGCTGATGGAGTGCGTGCTTCCAACACTGGTGGGCGCTCTTAGCCTTTTCTGCTAAAGTGTATCCTCGTCATTACTGCAGAGCCTTACGTTTGGTGTGTGAGCTCAGTCAGTCAGATAACTCTGTGAGgtcaaatgcacaaatacaaatgcacatttaGGGGAAAAACAGCCTTAATGGCTGTTGTAAGAAAAATAGTCTTGTAGTTGTTCAGTGTTTGGTGGCAGtagaggaaaaacacagcagtcagtcaaacagcatcacattatgttctgttctgtttgatCATGTATTCAGGTTttatatgcacaaacacaaactacgTCATGAAGAATAAGactatttatttcttatttattctgcattaatttattggatttttttgtgGGCACCtaacatatgtatgtatgtgaacTTTTTTTGAATTCCATGTTTCTATACAGAAGAGATAAAGCTCCACCATTTCTTCATGgacttgtgtttcttttttttctttttttttgggagaAACTGCACAGTCAGGAGAGCAAAAATACTGCTGTCACAATGCTTAAATACAATTCTAattaaatgcaagaaaaaatCAGGAGTTTCTTTTCAGATATTTCTTTAATTGCGTGCCCTCTTAGTTGGTTACATGTTGTCAACTTTGAGGCCTgcaaactgaaacaaagagaggagattTAGAGCGTGTTATCACGTTTAATTTAACCGGTACTGCCGATTTAAACTTTCAGTTAAAAGTGTTGTCAAAAGAAGACAGACGCCCCCCTTTCCATGACAGCATTAAACAGTGCTATGTGCAGGATGAGTATGCTTTCAtgggttgtttttctttgatgaaATACGTATAAATCACTATGAAAGTCTTATATCAATAAGATTGACATTATTCTTATAGTTGTTTTGTACATTGTACATTCACATTATTTATGAATGGACAATGTATATATGAAAATGTAGCAAAGTTTTCAGAGTGcttttaaagatatttttcacactaatattataaataaaaatgaatataattttaatgctaattaaatgtcatatttttactttttagaatatatttgttgcattaagtgttttactatttatttttaggGAACATGAGCAAAATATTAAACCCACATGTAATTTGATGAATTGTATCAGGATTAGTTGTTCAAAGCTTATAAGCATCTGCAATCACAATTTACCATGATGTTCTCTTTTCTCATAAAATATGAATTacatataatgtacatattaGTGACAATGGCTGCTCAGATACAATCAGGAAATGTAATTTTAGAATGACATAGAAAGAACCAAACTTGGGGTAAAGGGGTCATATAATTAAAACCTGGGCTTTGAAAAATtgtgaaagtttttttttttttttttaattttccctcGTACATGACTTTGCATATACCACAACATTTAATGTGCGGTCGAATAGCATCATTTTACTGGTGCACATTTTCAGTAATTTAATATGGATGTggtttaaattaaatatataaatgtatacGTCACATAAAATAGGCgaaaaattaaatgattattttagaAATCCTAATGACAGTCTATATAAATATTTACTTGAAAAAACTTTTAAGTATGAATGAAAATCATGAACATCTgttaagaaaatatttttttgtcctCATCACGAGTTTcttgaataaatgaaattatTACTCATGTTTGTACAGTGCAGTGATATtggtttttgtatttgttttttgtaatatttcaaaataGTTGATTTGTTATGAAATCTAACAAAAATCtattcatatttacacacaaacataactTATAAGAATCATgtataagaaaagaaaaatattgttaCTCACAAGGATTTGATGACATTGATTTTTAGCTGGCCGATGATTTCAGGCCAACAAGTTTTTACAGGAGTGACGCGGAAAGCAGCAAATTTTTGAACCTGGTGTGTTTATGCTTAAAGTGGATGTCACCCCGCTGGGGGTCGCTGCGACCTGACAGAACCGTAAAGTAGGGCGTGTAGTCGGGGTCTTTGTCACTCGTGACGACACGTCGTCTGCCTGCTGACGTGGCGGCGAGGGGGCGTGGCCTCAGACGTGAACTCTGGCTGAACCCGTTTTGATGTCGGGCGGGGCAGGCTCCGAAATGTTACGACACAGGGCCAGTAACAGAGATATTTTgggtttttgctttttttttcataacttGGGTCCCCccacccatctctctctccctctctcacacacacacacacacacacacacacacacacacagagcctgcAGCGGCAGTCTGACCGAACAGCGACCCCGCGTATCAGGGTCAGAAGCGTAGAACACGTCGTGTGTCATATCGGCAGTGGTTGTCGGGGTAAGTTTGGTGAGCTcactgccccctccctccctgccaaTCACAGGGATAGGTTCCGAGGCTTATCGGCCAAACCCGGCGACGATAATGGACGTGTGAACTTTTGGTGAACCGTGTTTTTCCTCGACTAGAGAGGGCAGCGAGGGCAGGTAGAGTTCAGTGGGGCtgaattgttttttgttttgttttttcagtctcaTTCCCGAGGCTTGATCACTGATTGACCTCACAGACCAGTGATCCTCCCTGCACTGCACAGCGTAGGGCCGAATTCGGGTGATGCACTGCGACGCCGGGGCTTGTGGGACATTGCAGCTTAGCCaaacatgcatattttacaCATGGGAGTGTGGACAAAGCCGCACTGCAGCATCGGCAACCACTTTTCCCACGTACATCCCTTTTCTTGACCTCTCACATGCACTTTAAAAGACCCCTCCCCGTTCGTGCGACAGCTTAGAAGTTCAAGAATAATACCTTCAACTTGGTCATTCTGAGACTTTCATGAAACTAGTTGAGATGGGTAATAAATGGATGGGAGTGCTCTCAGGCCTGAACGTCGGCGCTTTTGAGCTGTCAAGCGTATGAAATATTTAGTTCGTGCACCGGTGTCACGGATTCTTAATGTTTTCGCAAAAACTGCTCGAGCCGCATTCAAATCAAAATGGTGGCAGCGACAGAAACCCGTGAAAGTCTGAGCGTCCCTGCATGGGTAGCACTTGAATCTCCTGTTAATAATACATGTGTCACTCCAAAGAGGTGCAACATCTCGAGAGCAAGACAAGTTAcggggcaaaaaaaaaaaaaaaaatgggagaaGGAGAGTGCTTGAGTTGTGGTTTAAAGACGGATGCACTGCGACAGAAAGTCTGCCGTAACAAAGACTGAACTACACGTCTACAAGACTGACAAAGTTAGACTTTAGCCTAGTTTACATAGTTTAAAAGGTCATCTGGAGTTTCTAGTTTTGTTTGGTTGCTGTAAGGAATGGAACTCCTACACAAAATCGAGCGCTATTCCTGTCACCTAGGGCTGTGTGACATGCAGAGGATTTTTCCTCTTCTTCGTCGAGCAAGGTTGTGTAACACTTCTTCTGGCTGGATGAATAATCAAGTCCGGGTAGCCTATGGCCGGGGCTCCCCGGGCTGTGCTGTGCGAGCTAGCCAGATGCTATTGCACAGAGAGTTCCATTTCACCAAACGGGGTCACGCTTCAGTCATCTTCAGCACTGGAAGTTTTCCTCTATCAACGCTCTCCCATCTCTTTGATCTCACGACAGCATCACGCACTTACTCTGGATTTGTAATTCTGATGGTCGTTCTGACCCTCGACTTCGCACTGGTTCTGTTTCAAGTCTTGACCTGTGTGGCCGATTGAGAACAGGGCAGCGCAGGAATCTGGATTAAGGATACTTCTGTCACATTTTGCACCGTTTCTCTTTCATGTAGCCAAACTCAATGCACAGAATACAGATTTCTGCATGTCGTTGCAGCACTATTCTCCCTCTTGCTGCATCTCAGCGAATCTCTCAATTCCTCATATAAAAAGTAGTGAGGCATGTTTAGTAGATGGTTCTGCTTTAGAGGGATATAAACCTATGTTGAGATAAGCATCTGTTTACGCAGCCCTGCTTTCAGGAAATATAAAACTCCCATCACTCCATTTCTGTCACAAACTTTATCTGAGTCCTGCGTTTTTACCACCACCATCGCCCATCCAACGCGGCCGCGATGTACCTCCACCCTCATCCGTCCCCTCTGCTCCCAGATCAGAGATTACAAGCCCATCTGTATGACCAGAGCCAGGCCGCGCTAAGCCGATGGGAGCCCTGCTCAGCAAGGCACCGCCGCAATTGTTAACCCTGATTAACTTGATGTGGCGTTCAGTAGAGGGAACAGTGTGAAAATCAAGCCAGTGCCGTGACCCAGTGCCCCGCCGCTGAACCGAGGGGGAATTGGGCAAACTCGGGGAGGGTGGATGAGAACGGGAGCTGGGAAGAAGAGAGATgagtgaaaacagaataaaaagagagGTGGCAGGGAGATTAAGGCGGTTTGAAGCTCAGACCACAGGAGGAACAAATATATGCACATAAATATCTTTGTCTGTTTTAGCGCAGTGAAAACA
This DNA window, taken from Chelmon rostratus isolate fCheRos1 chromosome 4, fCheRos1.pri, whole genome shotgun sequence, encodes the following:
- the mfsd8l1 gene encoding major facilitator superfamily domain-containing protein 8, which encodes MDNQRKRKLTFFTIGLIFLLSGVEYAVILPTIWKYLQTLDAAPYFLGLALSAFSLSGLLSGPLFGHWSDRSGATKKIILFANLFEIIGNFMYFMGFSKWLLLSSRLVAGIGTGAGSSIFGFLTRSTTPDDRATVFAAVMACRQAGLLIGPAFNIFLRLCDFHLGPFVVNKYTAPGLFMCFLWILLQLAVVFMYWDLPPLERGKSKESSTSHSREEKNEEGPVEEDNDEEKPLMGSQELVGSYGSVVASNGVLNHVSPPPSPVPPDSQEFSSSFKNFSISQEFLREEVVVLLAAQFITLFNQTALETMVTPLTQKYFGYGELENSIMYCLCGVEVIAGFLFVRWLSRRVAERAILAIGLTICNISCVWCLIFLAKPLGDFPWQLTEFIIGVFLQVLGLPFVAVAHVSLFSKVTAEKTQGFSQGVRRSVGGLATILGPLWAGGLTENMYVMMGVMMALLALLTVMMAFSYGRLVAPATEEEEDNSDNCG